From the genome of candidate division TA06 bacterium:
TCTTCCCGGATTCACCATCAAACAGTTCGGGCGGCCGACATTCGTGGACAAGAAGAACCCGGCCCCGGCCGACATCAAGGGAGCACAGGAAGCCCTGGACTTTGCGGCCAAGACCATCGGCTCCAGGAAATACGACATCATAATCCTGGATGAACTGAACGTAGCCCTGGACTTCAAACTGATCCCGCTGGACGAGGTGCTGCTGATGCTGGCCTGGGTGCCCAGGGACCTGGAGCTGGTGATCACCGGGCGCAATGCCCATCCCAAGATCGTCAAGCTGGCCGACCTGGTGTCGGAGGTCAGAGAGGTGAAGCACTATTATCAGCAGGGGGTGCAGGCCCGGAAGGGGATCGAATTCTAAAACGACTTACGAATGTAAAATTCAAAATGCAAAGTGTATATTTTAAAATCGATCTGCGTCTATCAGCGTCCAATAAAGAAAACTAAAAACCAGCATACAATCAAGGAGCTTCATGGAAGGACTGATCAAAAAGGCCCTGGGCAAAGGGCAGGCC
Proteins encoded in this window:
- a CDS encoding cob(I)yrinic acid a,c-diamide adenosyltransferase — protein: MIQVYTGNGKGKTTASLGLALRASGQKKKVMMIQFMKGKVNYGELKSAKLLPGFTIKQFGRPTFVDKKNPAPADIKGAQEALDFAAKTIGSRKYDIIILDELNVALDFKLIPLDEVLLMLAWVPRDLELVITGRNAHPKIVKLADLVSEVREVKHYYQQGVQARKGIEF